A window of the Salvelinus sp. IW2-2015 linkage group LG3, ASM291031v2, whole genome shotgun sequence genome harbors these coding sequences:
- the LOC111952620 gene encoding LOW QUALITY PROTEIN: leukotriene B4 receptor 1-like (The sequence of the model RefSeq protein was modified relative to this genomic sequence to represent the inferred CDS: inserted 1 base in 1 codon; deleted 1 base in 1 codon), with amino-acid sequence MASDLSISAGPPSSPPPLLSPPLLSHLSNQIGISILVLAFFFGFPGNLFVVWSVLCRVRHRSVTCLLVLNLAVADALVLLSSPLFLRFLAGGRGWEFGAVACKLVHYLCCVNMNVSIYLIMLMSLDRWLAVARPFLAQRMRTKKTLMAVLLGIWVLAFVFALPMAFYRSNLKLHLNSSVTVCMSYHWKSVGHQVFQYLFETVLGFFLPSTFIIVCYTSVICGLRRAMFQHKXTGNRLILLIIGTFALFWLPYHVVNILQVIGLLGGNDTLFKAAAVARPNATALAFLSSSVNPVLYVFAGSSHIRQAGLSFMAKLFEGTNIEGGTSASFTRSTKSSRSGSSAPLKLGRSGKGKEGDGNSVTELQEVEVKVKSKPELKTLTSNDPLE; translated from the exons ATGGCGTCAGACCTCTCCATCTCCGCTGGCCCCCCAagctcccctccacctctcctctcgcctcctctcctttctcaccTATCAAACCAGATCGGCATCTCCATCCTGGTCCTAGCATTCTTCTTCGGTTTCCCCGGTAACCTGTTTGTTGTGTGGTCGGTGCTGTGCCGTGTGAGGCATCGTTCAGTTACCTGCCTGCTCGTCTTAAACCTCGCCGTGGCCGACGCGTTGGTGTTGCTAAGCTCCCCGCTTTTCCTGCGCTTCCTGGCAGGCGGGCGAGGCTGGGAGTTCGGGGCGGTGGCCTGTAAATTGGTACACTACCTGTGCTGTGTCAACATGAACGTGTCCATCTACCTGATCATGCTGATGAGCTTGGATCGCTGGCTGGCAGTCGCAAGGCCCTTCCTGGCCCAGAGGATGAGGACAAAGAAAACCCTGATGGCCGTTCTACTGGGGATCTGGGTGCTGGCTTTCGTCTTTGCACTGCCCATGGCCTTCTATCGCAG TAACCTGAAGCTGCACTTGAACAGCTCTGTGACCGTCTGCATGTCG TACCACTGGAAAAGTGTGGGTCACCAGGTGTTCCAGTACCTGTTTGAGACCGTCCTGGGCTTCTTCCTCCCTTCCACTTTCATCATCGTCTGCTACACCTCTGTCATCTGTGGACTACGCAGGGCCATGTTCCAGCACA GGACGGGAAACCgtctcatcctcctcatcatcggcACCTTCGCTCTCTTCTGGCTGCCCTACCACGTGGTCAACATCTTACAG gtgatTGGTCTACTTGGTGGTAACGACACTCTGTTTAAAGCAGCCGCGGTGGCCCGTCCCAACGCCACAGCGCTCGCTTTCCTGAGCAGCAGCGTGAACCCTGTACTGTACGTATTCGCTGGCAGCTCCCACATCCGCCAGGCCGGCCTCAGCTTCATGGCCAAGCTCTTCGAGGGCACCAACATTGAGGGAGGGACCTCTGCCTCCTTTACCCGCAGCACAAAGTCCAGCCGGAGTGGTTCCTCAGCCCCACTCAAGCTGGGGCGGTcggggaaggggaaggagggggatgGGAATAGTGTGACGGAGCTGCAGGAAGTTGAGGTCAAGGTTAAGTCCAAGCCGGAGCTCAAGACTTTGACATCCAATGATCCGTTGGAGTAG
- the cbln11 gene encoding cerebellin-1: MKMMMKRTATVWLVLLGYMCLAQEEEVLGSVVNVYTELKELRSLVGELSTKLHTAEADLKEQRAMVDKLNKEREEQPKVAFSAALLSSESKHHGPIDAETNLIFGKVLTNIGSAYNPITGVFTAPVRGVYYFRFSGNGFAGHDMGLSIFKDGQRMMSVYEYQSSGEQNDHASNGVTLQLEKGEVVNMRLWINTWVFIDGRYDYCSFSGFLLFPM; this comes from the exons ATGAAAATGATGATGAAGAGGACGGCTACTGTCTGGCTGGTCTTGCTGGGCTACATGTGTCTGGCTCAAGAAGAGGAGGTCTTGGGTTCTGTGGTGAACGTCTACACTGAACTGAAGGAGCTTAGGTCTTTGGTGGGAGAGCTGAGTACTAAGCTCCATACAGCAGAGGCAGACCTGAAAGAGCAGAGAGCTATGGTGGATAAgctgaataaagagagagaag AGCAACCCAAGGTAGCCTTCTCTGCAGCCTTGCTGTCGTCTGAAAGTAAACACCATGGGCCCATCGACGCAGAGACTAACCTCATTTTCGGAAAAGTCCTGACCAACATTGGCAGTGCATACAACCCAATCACAG GTGTCTTCACAGCTCCAGTGAGAGGGGTCTACTACTTCAGATTTTCTGGAAATGGTTTTGCAGGCCATGACATGGGTCTGAGCATATTCAAGGATGGCCAAAGGATGATGTCTGTGTACGAATACCAATCCAGTGGGGAACAGAATGACCATGCGTccaatggagtcacactgcagtTGGAGAAGGGAGAAGTGGTCAACATGCGTCTCTGGATCAACACATGGGTCTTCATCGATGGGCGATATGACTACTGCTCATTCAGTGGCTTCCTGCTCTTTCCTATGTGA
- the LOC111956348 gene encoding kelch-like protein 33, whose product MQGCQYSKTDLERGLAEKEDNEVKEVKEEWAVDGEQKGVIDDVDTTRVYSRDSYARETFKALEQLRDSSLLTDLTLSTENGQRLHAHSLVLAAVSSLVHHSLTHQRLPKWDEEMEKMRERRDFDMNTQTEIFISLGSEVRCVGLAGVTEFAYTGAISALNRHTLAQIQTAAETLGVPRVLELCSKELGKMKKGVEKRAEEKKVSAEEQMKLTLQSIRQLWGEGVGCDVELEVGGTSFHVHRVLLAASSDFFRGMFTSGMKESQQPCVALPFLEAAELEAMIGCSYSGSLPLSWRRVFEITCTALQLQFQPALSLCLNFLEQEIDAHSCLDVASFAEAYGMPELLEVANSFVLRHFQNVAATPKFQDLPAKKLRRYLKSDSLFVPSELVVFKAVVAWIEACPSKRLKLTKELMKKVHFPLMNIKEFNEVKTTKLWSECNTEGLYLTILEDFHSHHVAPRTLCRVYLPKDSLVLVGGDQISADFSRRSPSRELWFGNSLRNYTGIVKNVEWRLLGEMPKPPRLSHEVAVLTGKLYVVGGQSYEGMLDIFNSNYRYDPLQNLWERLADLHKTRCNFSMVVLDRMIYAIGGDIDPETNLDSVECYCPNTDSWSFARPLDMTLSCHAATMLDGKIFISGGLDCRHQCLVSMFLYHPERGTTYLAEMSQPRARHCMETLNGRLYVAGGVTVDENMTSIDQLACEVYDSVSDLWSALTPLAVPHVGAASVVLEGILYVLGGYCQEDYRETRLVHRYDPTIQFWENMGEMPGPNTDIRACLLHLPNHLRQ is encoded by the exons ATGCAGGGGTGTCAGTACAGTAAGACAGATCTAGAGAGAGGGCTAGCTGAAAAAGAGGATAATGAAGTGAAAGAAGTGAAAGAAGAGTGGGCAGTAGATGGAGAGCAGAAAGGGGTGATAGATGATGTGGATACAACAAGGGTATACAGCAGAGACTCATATGCCAGAGAAACGTTCAAAGCCCTGGAGCAGCTCAGGGACTCGTCTCTCCTCACTGACCTGACTCTGAGCACTGAGAATGGACAGCGTCTCCACGCACACTCCCTTGTCCTGGCTGCTGTCAGCTCCCTGGTACATCACTCCCTAACACACCAGAGGCTGCCCAAGtgggatgaagagatggagaagatgagggagaggagagatttcgacatgaacacacagacagagatattCATCAGTCTGGGTTCTGAGGTGAGGTGTGTAGGGCTGGCAGGGGTGACTGAGTTTGCCTACACTGGTGCCATATCAGCTctgaacagacacacactggcCCAGATACAGACTGCAGCTGAAACACTAGGGGTCCCCAGAGTTCTAGAACTCTGCAGTAAAGAGTTGGGGAAGATGAAGAAGGGAGTAGAGAAGAGGGCTGAAGAAAAGAAGGTATCTGCTGAAGAACAGATGAAGCTCACTCTTCAGTCAATCAGACAGCTGTGGGGAGAGGGAGTGGGCTGTGATGTGGAGCTGGAGGTTGGTGGGACATCATTCCATG TCCACAGAGTGCTCCTGGCTGCCAGTAGTGACTTCTTCCGGGGAATGTTCACCAGCGGGATGAAGGAATCCCAACAGCCCTGTGTGGCCCTTCCCTTCCTGGAGGCTGCTGAGCTGGAGGCCATGATTGGCTGCTCCTACAGTGGGTCCCTCCCCCTCAGCTGGCGGCGTGTCTTTGAGATTACCTGCACTGCCCTCCAGCTCCAGTTCCAGCCCGCCCTCTCGCTGTGCCTCAACTTCCTGGAACAGGAAATCGATGCTCACTCCTGCCTGGACGTGGCCTCCTTCGCTGAGGCTTATGGGATGCCGGAACTCCTCGAAGTGGCAAACAGTTTTGTCCTGAGACACTTCCAAAACGTGGCAGCCACCCCTAAATTTCAAGACCTGCCAGCCAAGAAGCTTAGAAGATATCTGAAAAGCGATTCCCTCTTTGTGCCCTCTGAGCTTGTCGTCTTCAAGGCTGTGGTGGCTTGGATTGAGGCATGTCCCAGCAAAAGGCTTAAACTCACCAAAGAGCTGATGAAGAAAGTCCACTTTCCCCTCATGAACATCAAGGAGTTCAATGAAGTTAAAACCACAAAACTGTGGTCTGAATGCAACACGGAAGGTCTCTACCTGACTATACTGGAGGACTTTCACTCCCATCACGTTGCACCTCGGACCCTGTGCAGGGTCTACTTGCCGAAGGACAGTCTAGTCTTGGTGGGTGGAGATCAGATCTCTGCCGACTTTAGCCGGCGATCTCCCAGCCGAGAACTGTGGTTCGGAAACTCTCTGAGGAACTACACAGGCATTGTAAAGAATGTGGAATGGAGGTTGCTTGGAGAGATGCCAAAGCCACCAAGGCTAAGTCACGAGGTGGCGGTACTCACAGGGAAGTTGTACGTGGTTGGGGGACAGAGTTATGAAGGCATGCTTGACATTTTCAACTCGAACTACAG ATATGATCCACTTCAGAACCTCTGGGAGAGATTGGCTGACTTGCATAAGACAAGGTGCAACTTTTCCATGGTTGTGCTGGACAGgatgatatatgccattggaggGGACATTGATCCAGAAACTAACCTGGATAGTGTGGAGTGCTACTGTCCAAACACAGATTCCTGGAG CTTTGCCCGACCCTTGGATATGACTTTGAGCTGCCATGCTGCCACAATGTTGGATGGAAAGATTTTTATTTCAGGGGGGTTGGACTGCAGGCACCAGTGTCTGGTATCCATGTTTCTGTACCACCCTGAGAGAGGAACCACCTACCTGGCCGAGATGAGCCAACCTCGAGCCCGTCACTGCATGGAGACTTTAAACGGCCGTCTTTACGTGGCAGGAGGAGTCACTGTTGATGAAAACATGACGTCTATCGACCAGCTGGCCTGTGAGGTCTATGACTCGGTTAGTGACCTTTGGAGTGCTCTCACACCCCTGGCCGTCCCACATGTTGGAGCAGCCTCTGTGGTTCTGGAGGGGATTCTCTATGTGCTGGGAGGATACTGCCAAGAGGACTACAGGGAGACCAGACTGGTTCATCGTTATGATCCCACCATCCAATTTTGGGAGAATATGGGTGAGATGCCAGGACCCAACACTGACATACGAGCCTGTTTGCTGCACCTGCCCAACCACTTAAGACAATGA